CATGCTGGCCTTCCCGCAGCTGCTGTTCACGATCGCGCTGGTCTCGGTGCTGCCGAACCAGTTCCTCGGTCTCGACGGGTCGGGCGTCCGCATCGCCGCCCTGGTGCTCGTGATCGGCTTCTTCGGCTGGCCCTACGTGGGCCGTATCGTCCGAGGTCAGACCCTCTCGCTGCGCAACCGCGAGTACGTCGAGGCCGCCCAGAGCCTGGGCGCCGGCCGCCTCTACATCCTGCGCCGCGAGCTGCTGCCCAACCTGATCGCCCCGATCATGGTCTACGCGACCCTCATGATCCCCACCAACATCCTCACCGAAGCGGCGCTCAGCTTCCTCGGCGCGGGTGTGAAGCCGCCCACCGCTTCCTGGGGTCAGATGCTGTCGACGGCCATCACCACGTACGAGGCGGACCCGGTGTTCATGGTGATCCCCGGCCTCGCGATCTTCGTCACCGTCCTTGCGTTCAACCTCTTCGGCGACGGCGTGCGTGACGCGCTCGACCCGAAGGGCTCCCGCTGACCGCTCGCCGACGACACCCAAGACCCGCCCCTGCCGCTGGCGACAGGAGGCTCATCCCCCAACGGCGGACCGATACAACGGCCGTCATTACTCCGGAGGTTGCGAGACCCATGACTCTGATGAGCTCTCAGAGGCGCAGAATCGCCGCGGGCGCGCTGCTGGCAGCGGCCACGATGGTCGTCACCACCGCCTGTGGCGGTGACAGCGGCGGCGACACCGGCGGCAAGGGCAAGGCGGGCGCGGCCGGCTTCAACGCCGCCGTGAACAAGATCGCCAGCCCCTCCGACAAGAAGGGCGGCGAGCTGAAGTTCATCGGCTCGCAGGAGGCCGACTCGTGGGACCCGCAGCGCGGCTACTACGGCTTCGTGTGGGACTTCGCCCGCTACTACACCCGTCAGCTCGTCAGCTTCAAGGCCGAGCCGGGCGCCGCCTCCACCGAGCTCGTCTCGGACCTCGCCACGGACACCGGCAAGGTCTCGGCCGACGGCCTCACCTACACCTTCACGCTGAAGGACGGAGTGGCCTGGGAGGACGGCAAGCCGATCACCTCCAAGGACATCAAGTACGGCATCGAGCGCATCTGGGCGCAGGACGTCATCTCCGGCGGCCCGATCTACCTGCAGCAGGTCCTCGACCCCAAGGGCGAGTACAAGGGTCCCTACAAGGACACCTCCGCGGACAAGCTCGGCCTGAAGGCGATCGAGACCCCGGACGACAAGACCATCATCTTCAAGCTGCCGGTCGCCAACGGTGACTTCCTGCAGATGCTGGCCATGCCCGCCGCCTCCCCGGTCCGCCAGGACAAGGACACCAAGGCCAAGTACGGCCTGAAGCCCTTCTCCTCCGGCCCGTACAAGTGGGATTCGTACACGCCGAACAAGGCGATGAAGCTCGTCCGCAACGACAAGTGGGACGGCAAGACCGACACGATCCGCAAGGCTCTGCCGGACACCATCAGCGTCACGTTCACCACGAACGCCGACGACATGGACAACCGCCTGGTCGAGGGCGAGTACGACCTCGACCTCAACGCCACGGGTGTCGGCGCCGCCGCCCGCCAGAAGGTCCTCCAGCAGCACAAGGACAACGTCGACAACCCGCAGACGGGCTTCATCCGCTACGCGGTCTTCCCGCAGACGGTGATCCCCAACATCGAGTGCCGCAAGGCCATCATCTACGCGGCCGACTCGAAGTCCCTCCAGACCGCCCGTGGTGGCCCGCAGGCCGGTGGCGACATCGCCTCCAACATGCTGCCGCCGGCGATCAAGGGTGCCGACCCGAAGGCCGACCCGTACGGCAAGCTCGCGGGCGCTCCGGACCTCGCCAAGGCGAAGGAGGCCCTGAAGAAGTGCGGTAAGCCGAACGGCTTCAAGACCACCATCGCGGTCCGCAACAACAAGAAGATCGAGATCGCGACCGCCGAGTCCCTCCAGCAGTCGCTGAAGGCCGTCGGCATCGACGCCCAGATCGACCAGTTCGACGGCGCCCAGACCTCCGGCATCATCGGTTCGCCGAAGGTCGTCAAGGACAAGGGCTACGGCATCATCGTCATGGGCTGGGGCGCCGACTTCCCGTCGGGCCAGGGCTTCCTCCAGCCGCTGGTCGACGGTCGCTTCATCCTCCAGAGCGGTAACAACAACTTCTCGGAGCTGAACGACCCGGCCGTCAACGGCCTGTTCGACGCCGCGCTGAAGGAGACCGACCCGGACAAGGCCGGCGAGCTCTACAAGCAGATCAACACGAAGGTCTCGGAGGCCGCGGTCTACCTGCCCTTCACCCACGAGAAGAACATCATCTGGCGCAGCTCCCGGCTGACCAACGTCTACACCGCGGACGCCTACAACGGCCGCTACGACTACGCGTCGCTCGGCGTCGTCAAGTAATCCGACCCGCTTCACCGGCGCACCACCCGCCGCCAGGTCCGAAGGGCAGGTGATGGCCGAGGGTGGCGGCCGGGGGATCCGATCGGGTCCCCCGGCCGCCGACCGGCCGACCGCATGCTTGCATACATAGTCCGACGGCTCTTCGCAGTCGTCGTGATGCTGCTCGTCGTCACGCTCGTGACGCTCAGCATCTTCTTCCTCATCCCCAAGATGACCGGCAGCGACCCTGCCGCGATGTTCGTCGGCAAGCAGGCGGATCCGGCTTCCATTGAGGGAATCCGTCAGAAGCTGGGCCTGGACGAGCCGATCCTGGTTCAGTTCTGGCACTTCGTCTCCGGCATCTTCGTCGGCCGGGACTACACGGGTGGTGGCGACACCATCCACTGCGCGATGCCCTGCTTCGGCTACTCGTTCCGCACCGAGCAGGACGTGTGGACGATGCTGGTCGACGCGTTCCCCGTCACCCTTTCCATGGTCCTCGGCGCCGCCGTGCTGTGGCTGGTCCTGGGCGTGTCCACGGGCGTGATCTCCGCGCTCAAGCGCGGCACGATCATCGACCGTGCGGCCATGATCACCGCGCTCGCCGGTGTCTCGCTGCCCATCTTCTTCACGGCCATGCTCGCGATGCTCGTCTTCCGCACGCAGCTCGGCTGGGTCAACGCCTCGTACGTCCCGATCTCCGAGTCCTTCGGCGGCTGGTTCGGCGGTCTGCTCCTGCCATGGGTGACCCTCGCCTTCCTGTACGCGGCGATGTACGCGCGGCTCACCCGCGCCACCATGCTGGAGGTCCTGGGCGAGGACTACATCCGTACCGCCCGCGCCAAGGGCCTGCCGGAGCCGGTCGTGCTCGGCAAGCACGCGATGCGCTCCACCATGACCCCCATCCTGACCATCTTCGGCATGGACCTCGGCGCCCTCGTCGGCGGCGCGATCCTCACCGAGACCGCGTTCAGCCTCCACGGCCTCGGCGGTCTCGCCATCAAGGGCGTGAGCGAGCGTGACCTGCCGCTGATCCTGGCGGTCACCCTCATCACCGCCGCCTGCGTGGTCGTCGCCAACCTCGTGGTGGACCTTCTCTACGCAGTGATCGACCCCCGAGTGAGGCTCGCATGACGGACAAGCTGTCGAAGACCGGCGCGGCCGTGGGCGAGCCGGTCTCCACCGGGAAGTCCGCGCCCTCCGACGCGTTCCTCGACGTACGTGACCTGAAGATCCACTTCCCGACCGACGACGGTCTGGTCAAGTCGGTCGACGGCCTCAGCTTCCAGCTGGAGAAGGGCAAGACCCTCGGCATCGTGGGCGAGTCCGGCTCCGGCAAGTCGGTCACCTCGCTCGGCATCATGGGCCTCCACACCGTCGGCCAGTACGGCCGGCAGAAGGCCCGTATCTCCGGCGAGATCTGGCTGAACGGGCGCGAGCTCCTCACGGCCGACCCCGACGAGGTCCGCAGGATGCGCGGCCGCGAGATGGCGATGATCTTCCAGGATCCGCTGTCCGCGATGCACCCGTACTACACGATCGGCCACCAGATCGTGGAGGCGTACCGCGTCCACAACAACGTCGACAAGAAGACGGCGCGCAAGCGGGCCGTCGAACTCCTCGACCGGGTCGGCATCCCCGAGCCCGCCAAGCGGTTCGAGAACTACCCGCACGAGTTCTCCGGCGGCATGCGCCAGCGCGCCATGATCGCCATGGCGCTCGTCAACAACCCCGAACTGCTCATCGCGGACGAGCCGACCACCGCGCTCGACGTGACCGTGCAGGCCCAGATCCTCGACCTGATGCGGGACCTCCAGAAGGAGTTCGGCTCGGCGGTCGTCATCATCACCCACGACCTCGGCGTCGTCGCCGAGCTCGCCGACGACATCCTCGTCATGTACGGCGGGCGGTGCGTCGAGCGCGGACCGGCCGAGTCCGTCTTCTACGAGCCGCAGCACCCCTACACCTGGGGCCTGCTCGGCTCGATGCCGAGGATCGACCGCGATCAGACCGAGCGGCTCATCCCGGTCAAGGGCAACCCGCCCAGCCTCATCAACATCCCGGACGGCTGCGCCTTCAACCCCCGCTGCCCGTACGCGGACGTGCCCAAGGGCGGCATCACGCGCACCCAGCGGCCCGAGCTGGCCCTGGCCGGCGACCGCCACTTCTCGGCCTGCCACATGCCGCAGGAGGAGCGGACCCGCATCTGGACCGAAGAGATTGCGCCGAAACTGTGAGCGACAACATGGAACCTCTGCTCAAGGTCACCGGCCTGAAGAAGCACTTCCCCATCAAGAAGGGCCTTCTGCAGCGCCAGACCGGTGCGGTCAAGGCGGTCGACGGGATCGACTTCGAGGTCCTGCCCGGTGAGACCCTCGGCGTCGTCGGCGAGTCCGGCTGCGGCAAGTCCACGATGGGCCGGCTCATCACCCGGCTGCTCGAACCGACCGGCGGTACGGTCGAGTTCCAGGGCACCGACATCTCCCACCTCGGGGTGGGAGGGATGCGGCCGTTCCGCCGGGACATCCAGATGATCTTCCAGGACCCGTACGGCTCGCTGAACCCGCGCCACACGGTCGGCACGATCGTCTCCGCGCCGTTCAAGCTCCAGGGCGTCGAGCCCGAGGGCGGTGTGCGCAAGGAGGTCCAGCGGCTCCTCGGCCTGGTGGGCCTCAACCCCGAGCACTACAACCGCTACCCGCACGAGTTCTCGGGCGGCCAGCGCCAGCGCATCGGCATCGCCCGCGCGCTGGCCCTGAAGCCGAAGCTGGTGGTGGCGGACGAGCCGGTGTCGGCCCTCGACGTCTCCATCCAGGCGCAGGTGGTCAACCTCCTGGACGACCTCCAGCAGGAGCTCGGCCTCACCTACGTCATCATCGCCCACGACCTGTCGGTCATCCGGCACGTCTCGGACCGCATCGCGGTGATGTACCTCGGCAAGATCGTCGAGCTCGCGGACCGCAAGTCCCTGTACGAGAACCCGATGCACCCGTACACCCGGGCCCTGATGTCCGCGGTCCCGATCCCGGACCCGCGCCGCCGGGGCGCCAAGAGCGACCGCATCCTGCTCACCGGCGACGTCCCGTCCCCGATCGCCCCGCCGTCCGGCTGCCGCTTCCACACGCGCTGCTGGAAGGCGACGGAGGTCTGCAAGACGCAGGAACCCCCTCTCCTGGAACTCCGCCCGGGTCAGCGCGTGGCGTGCCACCACCCGGAGAACGCGGAATCCCTGACGATCCCGGCGGCTCGCGAGTCCGTCGAGGTGACGAAGCGGGAGGAGAGCGTGGCGGTCGCGGCGGAGCCGGCGACGGCCGAGCCGGAGGCTGTGGCGGAGCCGAAGTCCGCGCCCGCGGCCGAGGCCGAGGCAACGGTCGGGTCCGCGCCGGAGGCGGAGGCGGCGGAGACCGCCGCCGAGTCCGAGGCGACGGAGCCGTCGACCGAGGGCGACGCTCCGAAGGCGTGACACCGAGAAGCCCCTGCCGCACCCCGTGCGGCAGGGGCTTCTCGCTGCGGCCGCGCACGGGGGGTCGGGGGCGGAGCCCCCGGCCCCGTCAGGGTTCCGGGGAGGGGCGGGGTGGGGGAGCCGCAACCCCCGCGGGCGCAACCGGCACAATTGGGCGGTGCTCCACGATCTGTTCAGCCCCGACGTCCAGCACGCCCTGGACCTCGTCGGCATCTTCGTCTTCGCCATCTCCGGCGCCCTCCTCGCCGTCCGCAAGAACTTCGACGTCTTCGGCATCGCCGTCCTCGCCGAGGTCACCGCTCTCGGCGGCGGCCTGCTCCGCGACCTGATCATCGGCGCCGTACCCCCCGCCGCCTTCACGGATCTCGGCTACTTCGTCATGCCGCTGGTCGCGTCCGTCCTCGTCTTCTTCCTCCACCCGGAGGTCGAACGGACCCAGACCGCCGTGAACGTCTTCGACGCCGCCGGGCTCGGCCTCTTCTGCGTGACGGGCACGACGAAGGCGTACGACTACGGCCTCGGTCTCACCTCCTCCGCCGCGCTCGGACTCGCGACGGCCGTCGGCGGCGGTGTCCTGCGGGACGTGCTCGCCAACGAGGTGCCGTCCCTGCTCCGCTGGGACCGCGACCTGTACGCCGTCCCCGCGATCGTCGGAGCGACGATGGTGGTCCTCTGCATCCGTTTCGACATGCTCAACGCCTTCACCAGCGGGGCCGCCGTCCTCACCGCCTTCGTGCTCCGGCTCCTCGCGATGCGCTACCACTGGCGCGCGCCCCGCGCGTGGAACCGCCGCTCCTCCGCCCGCGAGGAGCCGGAAAAAGCTACCGCTCAGTAGCTAGCTGGGGTACCGTCGAAACCATGAGCACGAGCACCGAGACGACCGCCGTCGGGACCGCGAACGAGTTCGACCGCGACACCGCCGTCACCCTCAGGACCCCCGGCGTCTATGACGCCGACCTCTCCGCCGGCTGGACGATCATCCAGGCCGTCAACGGCGGCTACCTCCTCGCCCTGCTCGGCCGCGCCCTCGGCGACCACCTCCCGCACCCCGACCCGTTCACGATCTCGGCGCACTACCTCACGCCGTCCGTGCCCGGCCCCGCGGTGATCCGGACCGAGACCGTCCGTACCGGCCGGACCCTCTCCACCGGACAGGCCTCGCTCTTCCAGTACGCCGAGGACGGCACCGAGGTCGAGCGCATCCGCGTCCTCGCCTCGTACGGCGACCTCGACGCCCTCCCCGACGACGTCCGCACCACCGCGACGCCGCCCGTGATGGCCCCGATCGAGAACTGCTTCAGCGCCGCCGACAACCCGGCCCCGAGGATCCCCGGCTCCTCCGCCATCGCCGACCGGCTGGACCTCCGCCTCGACCCGGCCTGCGTGGGCTGGGCGGTCGGCGCGCCGTCCGGCAAGGGCGAGATGCGAGCCTGGTTCGGTCTCGCCGACGGCCGCGAGCCGGACGCGCTCTCCCTGCTGCTCACCGTCGACGCGCTGCCGCCGACCTCCTTCGAACTGGGCCTCAAGGGCTGGACCCCGACGGTGGAGCTCACCACCCACGTCCGCTGCCGCCCCGCACCCGGCCCGCTGCGGGTCTCCATCACCACGCGCAACCTGGCCGGAGGCTTCCTGGAGGAGGACGCCGAGGTCTGGGACAGCGCCGACCGCCTGGTGGCCCAGTCCCGCCAGCTGGCCCGCGCCCCGCGCGGCTGAACACCCCGGAGCCGGTCCGGCCCAGGGGGCCGGACACCCCGGCGTGGGCCCGGCCCAGGGGCCGGGCACCCTGGGCGCCACCGCGAGCAGGGGCGCCGGACAGGTCATAAACCGGCCAGGCGCCGAGGCCGCCGTGGTGGGCTCGTAGAATCGACCCCACCATGGCTTACCTCGACCACGCCGCGACCACGCCCATGCTTCCCGAGGCGATCGAGGCGATGACCGCCCACCTCGCCGTCACGGGCAACGCCTCCTCCCTGCACGCCTCCGGACGCCGGGCCCGGCGGACCGTCGAGGAGGGGCGCGAGGCGCTCGCCGCCGCGCTCGGCGCACGGCCCAGCGAGGTCGTCTTCACCTCCGGCGGCACCGAGGCCGACAACCTCGCCGTGAAGGGCCTCTACTGGGCCCGCCGCGACGCCGACCCCCGCCGCACCCGCGTCCTCGCCAGCCCGGTCGAGCACCACGCCGTGCTCGACGCCGTCGACTGGCTCGCCACGCACGAGGGCGCCGACGTCGAGTACCTGCCGGTGGACCGGCAGGGCCGCGTCCACCCCGAGGCCCTGCGCGAGGCGATCACCCGCGACCCCGGTTCCGTCGCCCTCGCCACCGTCATGTGGGCGAACAACGAGATCGGCACCGTCATGCCGGTCCGTGGACTCGCCGACGTCGCCGCCGAGTTCGGCGTCCCCCTGCACGCCGACGCCGTCCAGGCCGTCGGTCAGGTTCCGGTCGACTTCGCCGCCTCCGGCCTCGCCGCGATGACGGTCTCCGGTCACAAGATCGGTGGCCCGTACGGGATCGGCGCCCTGCTCCTCGGCCGTGAGTACACCCCCGTACCCGTCCTGCACGGCGGTGGCCAGGAGCGGCACGTCCGCTCCGGCACCCTCGACGTGCCCGCCGTCGCCGCCTTCGCCGTCGCCGCCCGACTCGCCACCGAGCGCCGCGAGGAGTTCGCCCGCGAGGTCGGCGCGCTGCGCGACGAACTCGTCACCGCCGTCCGCGAGGTCGTCCCCGACGCGATCCTCGGCGGCGACCCCGTCGAGCGGCTCCCCGCCAACGCGCACTTCACCTTCCCCGGCTGCGAGGGCGACTCCCTGCTCCTGCTGCTCGACGCGGCCGGCATCGCCTGCTCCACCGGCTCCGCCTGCACCGCCGGCATCGCCCAGCCCAGCCACGTCCTGCTCGCCACCGGCACCGACCCGGACCTGGCCCGGGGCACCCTGCGCTTCTCGCTGGGCCACACGTCCACCGCGCAGGACGTGGCAGCGGTCGCCGAGGCGATCGGCCCGGCCGTGGAGCGAGCGAGGACCGCAGGCCTCACCTGAGCTCCGCCACCCCGCGCGTCCGCCTCACACGGGCTTCTTCGACGCCTCCCGCACGAGCCGCAGATACCGGTCCCAGTCCCAGTGCGGCCCGGGATCGGTGTGGTCGGTGCCCTCGACCTCCACGTGCCCGATGACGTGCTCCCGGTCCACGGGTATCCCGTACCGCGCGCAGATGTCGGCCGTGAGCCGCGCCGATCCCGCGTACATCGCCGCCGTGAAGTCCTGCGGCCGGTCGACGAAGCCCTCGTGCTCGATGCCGATGCTCCGCTCGTTCATGTCGCGGTTCCCCGCGTGGAACCCGACGTCGAGCTCCCTGATCATCTGCGCCACGTGGCCGTCCTTGCGGACGACGTAGTGCGCGGCGGCCCCGTGCCCCGGGTTCTTGAAGACCTTCAGCGCGGTCGCGTAGCTGCCCTGGACGACGTGGATCACGACCCGGTCGATCCGGTAGTCGTCCGGCCGGTCGGCCCGCCGCCAGTTCGCCCGCGCCGCCGAGGTCCACTCGGCGCCCTTGTGGTCGAGCTCCCCGTCGACCCGCTTCTTCTCCATGCCCGGCAGTCGCCACCACACGCGCGCCAGCTCGTCCCGGGCCAGCGCGGCCGTACCCAGCACGGCCACCCCGCCGCCGAGCAGCACGGCCCGCCGCCCCACCCGCCTGTCCGACCCGCTCCCCTTGCTCCCCATGCATCAGAGAACGCTTACTCCCGCGACCATGGTTCCCGCGCCCCGTACCCTGGTAGGGCTATGACTCAGACTCCGCCCCCGCGCACCCTTCGCGTCCTCGCCGCCATGTCGGGCGGCGTGGACTCCGCCGTCGCCGCCGCCCGTGCCGCCGAAGCCGGCCACGACGTCACCGGCGTGCACCTCGCGCTCTCCGCGAACCCGCAGTCGTTCCGTACCGGAGCACGCGGCTGTTGCACGATCGAGGACTCGCGCGACGCACGCCGGGCCGCCGACGTCATCGGTATCCCGTTCTACGTGTGGGACCTCGCCGAGCGGTTCCGCGAGGACGTCGTGGACGACTTCGTCGCCGAGTACGAGGCCGGCCGCACGCCCAACCCCTGCCTGCGCTGCAACGAGAAGATCAAGTTCGCGGCGCTGCTCGACAAGGCGCTCGCCCTCGGTTTCGACGCGGTCTGCACCGGCCACTACGCCACGGTCGTCCTCAACGAGGACGGCACGCGCGAGCTGCACCGCGCCTCCGACATGGCGAAGGACCAGTCGTACGTCCTCGGGGTGCTCGACGAGAAGCAGCTCGCGCACGCGATGTTCCCGCTCGGCGACACGCTCACCACCAAGGACGAGATCCGGGCGGAGGCCGAGCGGCGCGGGCTCGCGGTCGCGAAGAAGCCCGACAGCCACGACATCTGCTTCATCGCCGACGGCGACACCCAGGGCTTCCTCGCCTCCCGCCTGGGCAAGGCCGAGGGCGACATCGTGGACGAGGCCGGCGCGAAGATCGGCAGCCACGACGGCGCGTACGGCTTCACCATCGGCCAGCGCAAGGGCCTGCGGATCGGCCACCCGGCCGCGGACGGCAAGCCCCGCTACGTCCTCGACATCTCGCCCGTGAACAACACGGTCACCGTCGGCCCGGTCGAGGCCCTCGACGTCACCGCCCTCACGGCGATCAAGCCCCGCTGGTGCGGCACGGCCCCCGAGGGCCCGGGCCGCTACACCGCCCAGCTCCGCGCCCACGGCGGCGAGACCGAGGTGACCGCCGCCTTCGCGGACGGCGAGCTCACGGTCACCTTCGCCGAGCCGGTCCGGGGCGTGGCCCCCGGCCAGGCGATCGTCCTCTACGACGGCACGCGCGTGGTCGGCTCGGCCACCATCGCCACGACGGCCCGCCGCACCACGGAACCCACGCCGGCGTAGCCGAGCTACGCGGCCTCGCTCGTCTCCCGCTCCTCCGCCAGGAACTCCTCCAGGACCGGAGCCAGGACGTGCGGGGCCACCTCGTGCGTCTGCCCCGTCAGGGTGCGGTGGCGGGCCCGGGGGAGCGCCGCCGTCAGGGCGCGGGCCGCCCGGCGCGCCCACGCGGGGCTCGCGCCCCCGTCGACGACCAGCACGCGCGCGTGGACCCCGGCGAGGCGCCGCTCCGGCACCGTCCCGTCGCCGAGGAGGGCGTGGTCGTACGCGAGCGTGGACGCCAGCTCCTCCCGCCCGGGCCACGCCCCCGCCGGCACGGCCGACTCCGCCAGGAACAGGTCGAGGGCCGCGCCCCGCTGCCCCCGGTCGAGCAGCGCCGCCGCCCGACCGTGCC
Above is a genomic segment from Streptomyces sp. NBC_00094 containing:
- a CDS encoding ABC transporter ATP-binding protein; this translates as MTDKLSKTGAAVGEPVSTGKSAPSDAFLDVRDLKIHFPTDDGLVKSVDGLSFQLEKGKTLGIVGESGSGKSVTSLGIMGLHTVGQYGRQKARISGEIWLNGRELLTADPDEVRRMRGREMAMIFQDPLSAMHPYYTIGHQIVEAYRVHNNVDKKTARKRAVELLDRVGIPEPAKRFENYPHEFSGGMRQRAMIAMALVNNPELLIADEPTTALDVTVQAQILDLMRDLQKEFGSAVVIITHDLGVVAELADDILVMYGGRCVERGPAESVFYEPQHPYTWGLLGSMPRIDRDQTERLIPVKGNPPSLINIPDGCAFNPRCPYADVPKGGITRTQRPELALAGDRHFSACHMPQEERTRIWTEEIAPKL
- a CDS encoding thioesterase family protein; translated protein: MSTSTETTAVGTANEFDRDTAVTLRTPGVYDADLSAGWTIIQAVNGGYLLALLGRALGDHLPHPDPFTISAHYLTPSVPGPAVIRTETVRTGRTLSTGQASLFQYAEDGTEVERIRVLASYGDLDALPDDVRTTATPPVMAPIENCFSAADNPAPRIPGSSAIADRLDLRLDPACVGWAVGAPSGKGEMRAWFGLADGREPDALSLLLTVDALPPTSFELGLKGWTPTVELTTHVRCRPAPGPLRVSITTRNLAGGFLEEDAEVWDSADRLVAQSRQLARAPRG
- a CDS encoding ABC transporter permease, which translates into the protein MTAPLHETSAGESTATVVGAPDAPGTPDTSGTGAKVIQGRSPWQIAWTRLKRDKLALAGAFVVVFLILVAIFAPVIVGLLGHPPEEFHEDQIDPLFGTPIGSWGGISSDFLLGVEPVNGRDVFSRIVYGARISLLVAFLAAVFAVVLGTVLGIIAGYFGGWVDAALSRIMDVMLAFPQLLFTIALVSVLPNQFLGLDGSGVRIAALVLVIGFFGWPYVGRIVRGQTLSLRNREYVEAAQSLGAGRLYILRRELLPNLIAPIMVYATLMIPTNILTEAALSFLGAGVKPPTASWGQMLSTAITTYEADPVFMVIPGLAIFVTVLAFNLFGDGVRDALDPKGSR
- a CDS encoding ABC transporter permease, translating into MLAYIVRRLFAVVVMLLVVTLVTLSIFFLIPKMTGSDPAAMFVGKQADPASIEGIRQKLGLDEPILVQFWHFVSGIFVGRDYTGGGDTIHCAMPCFGYSFRTEQDVWTMLVDAFPVTLSMVLGAAVLWLVLGVSTGVISALKRGTIIDRAAMITALAGVSLPIFFTAMLAMLVFRTQLGWVNASYVPISESFGGWFGGLLLPWVTLAFLYAAMYARLTRATMLEVLGEDYIRTARAKGLPEPVVLGKHAMRSTMTPILTIFGMDLGALVGGAILTETAFSLHGLGGLAIKGVSERDLPLILAVTLITAACVVVANLVVDLLYAVIDPRVRLA
- a CDS encoding trimeric intracellular cation channel family protein, with the protein product MLHDLFSPDVQHALDLVGIFVFAISGALLAVRKNFDVFGIAVLAEVTALGGGLLRDLIIGAVPPAAFTDLGYFVMPLVASVLVFFLHPEVERTQTAVNVFDAAGLGLFCVTGTTKAYDYGLGLTSSAALGLATAVGGGVLRDVLANEVPSLLRWDRDLYAVPAIVGATMVVLCIRFDMLNAFTSGAAVLTAFVLRLLAMRYHWRAPRAWNRRSSAREEPEKATAQ
- a CDS encoding ABC transporter ATP-binding protein, encoding MEPLLKVTGLKKHFPIKKGLLQRQTGAVKAVDGIDFEVLPGETLGVVGESGCGKSTMGRLITRLLEPTGGTVEFQGTDISHLGVGGMRPFRRDIQMIFQDPYGSLNPRHTVGTIVSAPFKLQGVEPEGGVRKEVQRLLGLVGLNPEHYNRYPHEFSGGQRQRIGIARALALKPKLVVADEPVSALDVSIQAQVVNLLDDLQQELGLTYVIIAHDLSVIRHVSDRIAVMYLGKIVELADRKSLYENPMHPYTRALMSAVPIPDPRRRGAKSDRILLTGDVPSPIAPPSGCRFHTRCWKATEVCKTQEPPLLELRPGQRVACHHPENAESLTIPAARESVEVTKREESVAVAAEPATAEPEAVAEPKSAPAAEAEATVGSAPEAEAAETAAESEATEPSTEGDAPKA
- a CDS encoding ABC transporter substrate-binding protein; translated protein: MTLMSSQRRRIAAGALLAAATMVVTTACGGDSGGDTGGKGKAGAAGFNAAVNKIASPSDKKGGELKFIGSQEADSWDPQRGYYGFVWDFARYYTRQLVSFKAEPGAASTELVSDLATDTGKVSADGLTYTFTLKDGVAWEDGKPITSKDIKYGIERIWAQDVISGGPIYLQQVLDPKGEYKGPYKDTSADKLGLKAIETPDDKTIIFKLPVANGDFLQMLAMPAASPVRQDKDTKAKYGLKPFSSGPYKWDSYTPNKAMKLVRNDKWDGKTDTIRKALPDTISVTFTTNADDMDNRLVEGEYDLDLNATGVGAAARQKVLQQHKDNVDNPQTGFIRYAVFPQTVIPNIECRKAIIYAADSKSLQTARGGPQAGGDIASNMLPPAIKGADPKADPYGKLAGAPDLAKAKEALKKCGKPNGFKTTIAVRNNKKIEIATAESLQQSLKAVGIDAQIDQFDGAQTSGIIGSPKVVKDKGYGIIVMGWGADFPSGQGFLQPLVDGRFILQSGNNNFSELNDPAVNGLFDAALKETDPDKAGELYKQINTKVSEAAVYLPFTHEKNIIWRSSRLTNVYTADAYNGRYDYASLGVVK
- a CDS encoding cysteine desulfurase family protein → MAYLDHAATTPMLPEAIEAMTAHLAVTGNASSLHASGRRARRTVEEGREALAAALGARPSEVVFTSGGTEADNLAVKGLYWARRDADPRRTRVLASPVEHHAVLDAVDWLATHEGADVEYLPVDRQGRVHPEALREAITRDPGSVALATVMWANNEIGTVMPVRGLADVAAEFGVPLHADAVQAVGQVPVDFAASGLAAMTVSGHKIGGPYGIGALLLGREYTPVPVLHGGGQERHVRSGTLDVPAVAAFAVAARLATERREEFAREVGALRDELVTAVREVVPDAILGGDPVERLPANAHFTFPGCEGDSLLLLLDAAGIACSTGSACTAGIAQPSHVLLATGTDPDLARGTLRFSLGHTSTAQDVAAVAEAIGPAVERARTAGLT
- a CDS encoding N-acetylmuramoyl-L-alanine amidase translates to MGSKGSGSDRRVGRRAVLLGGGVAVLGTAALARDELARVWWRLPGMEKKRVDGELDHKGAEWTSAARANWRRADRPDDYRIDRVVIHVVQGSYATALKVFKNPGHGAAAHYVVRKDGHVAQMIRELDVGFHAGNRDMNERSIGIEHEGFVDRPQDFTAAMYAGSARLTADICARYGIPVDREHVIGHVEVEGTDHTDPGPHWDWDRYLRLVREASKKPV
- the mnmA gene encoding tRNA 2-thiouridine(34) synthase MnmA — protein: MTQTPPPRTLRVLAAMSGGVDSAVAAARAAEAGHDVTGVHLALSANPQSFRTGARGCCTIEDSRDARRAADVIGIPFYVWDLAERFREDVVDDFVAEYEAGRTPNPCLRCNEKIKFAALLDKALALGFDAVCTGHYATVVLNEDGTRELHRASDMAKDQSYVLGVLDEKQLAHAMFPLGDTLTTKDEIRAEAERRGLAVAKKPDSHDICFIADGDTQGFLASRLGKAEGDIVDEAGAKIGSHDGAYGFTIGQRKGLRIGHPAADGKPRYVLDISPVNNTVTVGPVEALDVTALTAIKPRWCGTAPEGPGRYTAQLRAHGGETEVTAAFADGELTVTFAEPVRGVAPGQAIVLYDGTRVVGSATIATTARRTTEPTPA